A section of the Streptomyces sp. SCL15-4 genome encodes:
- a CDS encoding xanthine dehydrogenase family protein subunit M, with amino-acid sequence MREFAYTAPATLGQAVEALAHGGSGTRVLAGGTTLYDLMKLGVERPRALVDVRALPELAGFDTSGPDELVFGAGARMADVAEDPVLLRDYPALAESLAKAASPQLRHMATLGGNLLQRTRCPYFRAGPPYPCGKRVPGSGCAARHGPDRSQAVLGTSASCTAAYPGDWAVALLAFDARLDLLGPAGPRTIALSGLHRVPGSTPQYEHTLADGELIVRIRVPVTAAGRGSTYHKVRDRESFAFALASAAAAVALDDRGTVVDCRIALGGLATRPWRVPAAERSLLGSALTGESARRAGEIALTGARPGTHNGFKTELGVRTVAEALRVAAGRWTR; translated from the coding sequence ATGCGTGAGTTCGCGTACACGGCGCCCGCCACCCTCGGCCAGGCCGTCGAGGCGTTGGCGCACGGCGGCTCCGGGACGAGGGTGCTGGCCGGCGGGACGACCCTGTACGACCTGATGAAGCTGGGCGTCGAGCGGCCCCGCGCGCTGGTCGACGTCCGTGCCCTGCCCGAGCTGGCGGGGTTCGACACCTCGGGCCCCGACGAGCTGGTGTTCGGCGCCGGGGCCCGGATGGCCGACGTCGCCGAGGACCCCGTACTGCTGCGGGATTACCCCGCGCTGGCCGAGTCCCTGGCCAAGGCGGCCTCACCGCAGTTGCGCCACATGGCCACGCTGGGCGGCAACCTGCTGCAACGGACCCGGTGCCCGTACTTCCGGGCCGGCCCGCCGTACCCGTGCGGCAAACGCGTGCCGGGCAGCGGGTGCGCCGCCCGGCACGGACCGGACCGGAGCCAGGCGGTCCTGGGCACGAGCGCGTCCTGCACGGCCGCCTACCCCGGTGACTGGGCCGTCGCGCTGCTCGCCTTCGACGCCCGTCTGGACCTGCTGGGCCCCGCCGGTCCGCGGACCATCGCGCTGTCCGGCCTGCACCGGGTCCCGGGGAGCACACCGCAGTACGAACACACGCTCGCGGACGGCGAACTGATCGTCCGGATCCGTGTTCCCGTCACCGCGGCCGGGCGCGGCTCCACGTACCACAAGGTCAGGGACCGGGAGTCGTTCGCCTTCGCGCTCGCCTCCGCCGCGGCGGCCGTCGCCCTCGACGACCGCGGCACCGTCGTGGACTGCCGGATCGCGCTCGGCGGACTGGCCACCCGGCCGTGGCGGGTGCCGGCCGCCGAACGGTCCCTGCTCGGCTCCGCGCTGACCGGGGAGTCGGCCCGGCGCGCGGGCGAGATCGCGCTGACCGGGGCACGTCCCGGGACGCACAACGGCTTCAAGACGGAACTGGGCGTGCGCACCGTCGCCGAGGCCCTGCGCGTCGCCGCCGGCCGGTGGACCCGGTGA
- a CDS encoding (2Fe-2S)-binding protein, giving the protein MTHRAQESDTPAAGRAAPAVDVAFTVNAAPARCAVDPRESLLDVLRERLDLTGAKKGCDHGQCGACTVHVDGRRILACLMPAVQARGAEVTTVEGLAEPDGTPHPVQQAFLEQDALQCGYCTPGQIMSAVACLAEGHAGDDDEIREYMSGNLCRCGAYPHIVAAVRQAARPGGRADA; this is encoded by the coding sequence ATGACGCACCGGGCGCAGGAGTCGGACACGCCGGCGGCAGGCCGCGCCGCGCCGGCCGTCGACGTCGCCTTCACGGTGAACGCGGCACCGGCCCGGTGCGCCGTCGATCCCCGCGAGTCGCTGCTGGACGTGCTGCGCGAACGGCTGGACCTGACCGGCGCCAAGAAGGGCTGTGACCACGGGCAGTGCGGCGCCTGCACCGTCCATGTCGACGGGCGGCGGATCCTCGCCTGCCTGATGCCGGCGGTGCAGGCGCGGGGCGCCGAGGTGACCACGGTCGAGGGCCTCGCGGAGCCGGACGGCACCCCGCACCCGGTGCAGCAGGCGTTCCTCGAGCAGGACGCCCTGCAGTGCGGCTACTGCACACCGGGACAGATCATGTCGGCGGTCGCCTGCCTGGCCGAGGGGCACGCCGGTGACGACGACGAGATCCGGGAGTACATGAGCGGCAACCTGTGCCGGTGCGGGGCCTATCCGCACATCGTGGCCGCGGTCCGCCAGGCCGCCCGCCCCGGGGGCCGCGCGGATGCGTGA
- a CDS encoding MalY/PatB family protein, with protein sequence MEAEAPDGTRLAPPAADRPAAPGFDDLAIDTLVARRTLKWGRHGREVLGAWVAEMDFPVAPVVRQAVHEAVERGETGYPLRDIRTGLPSACADWLARTSGWTVPAERIFLIPDVLTGVGIGIGAYSRPDSAVVIPTPAYPPFLEVVAAQGRRAVEVPLVPDGARPALDIDAIGAALAAGAGTVLLCNPHNPLGRVFTRAELRALSRCVAAHGARVVADEIHAPLTYPGHAHVPYASVSPEAADHTLTLVSAAKGWNIAGLKCAQAVLTSDRDVRRWRALPFHSRHGAATLGIAANIAAYRAGDPWRREAVRYLDGNRRFLARVLGDRLPQARYSMPEATYLAWLDCSFTGLDDPAGFLLREARVRLSDGRFFGAAGRGFVRLNFATSRQILDRIASALIEALAP encoded by the coding sequence GTGGAAGCGGAGGCACCGGACGGCACACGGCTCGCTCCGCCGGCGGCGGACCGGCCGGCGGCGCCCGGATTCGACGACCTCGCCATCGACACGCTGGTGGCGCGCCGGACACTCAAATGGGGGCGGCACGGCCGGGAGGTGCTGGGCGCCTGGGTCGCGGAGATGGACTTTCCCGTGGCACCCGTCGTACGGCAGGCCGTGCACGAGGCGGTGGAGCGCGGCGAGACCGGCTATCCGCTGCGCGACATCCGCACCGGGCTGCCGTCCGCCTGCGCCGACTGGCTGGCGCGCACCTCGGGCTGGACGGTCCCGGCCGAGCGCATCTTCCTGATCCCCGACGTGCTGACCGGGGTCGGCATCGGCATCGGCGCGTACAGCCGTCCGGACAGTGCCGTGGTGATCCCCACCCCCGCCTATCCGCCGTTCCTAGAGGTCGTGGCGGCGCAGGGCCGGCGTGCCGTCGAGGTGCCGCTGGTCCCGGACGGTGCCCGGCCGGCGCTGGACATCGACGCGATCGGCGCCGCGCTGGCCGCCGGCGCGGGAACCGTGCTGCTGTGCAATCCGCACAATCCGCTGGGCAGGGTGTTCACACGGGCCGAACTGCGCGCGCTCAGCCGCTGCGTGGCCGCGCACGGCGCGCGGGTCGTCGCCGACGAGATCCACGCCCCGCTCACCTATCCCGGGCACGCCCACGTCCCGTACGCCTCCGTCTCGCCGGAGGCGGCCGACCACACCCTCACCCTGGTGTCCGCCGCCAAGGGCTGGAACATCGCCGGGCTGAAGTGCGCGCAGGCCGTGCTGACCAGCGACCGCGACGTGCGGCGGTGGCGCGCCCTGCCGTTCCACTCCCGGCACGGGGCCGCCACGCTGGGCATCGCGGCGAACATCGCCGCCTACCGCGCCGGCGACCCGTGGCGCCGCGAGGCGGTCCGCTATCTGGACGGCAACCGGCGTTTCCTCGCGCGGGTGCTGGGCGACCGGCTTCCGCAGGCGCGCTACTCGATGCCGGAGGCGACGTATCTGGCGTGGCTGGACTGCTCCTTCACCGGCCTGGACGATCCGGCCGGGTTCCTGCTGCGCGAGGCCCGCGTCCGCCTGAGCGACGGGAGGTTCTTCGGGGCGGCCGGGCGGGGGTTCGTCCGCCTCAACTTCGCCACGTCCCGGCAGATCCTCGACCGCATCGCCTCCGCTCTGATCGAGGCGCTGGCGCCATGA
- a CDS encoding hypothetical protein (Catalyzes the formylation of AICAR with 10-formyl-tetrahydrofolate to yield FAICAR and tetrahydrofolate) translates to MVGDPTRLRLKYGLNPQQRGAVAETSGGGPLPLSVLCGTPSVVNLLDALQGWQLVREASRALGLPAAASMKHVSPAGAAVAGEVDPVARAAFRLGGEVSALASAYARARDCDPRSSYGDLVALSHPVDRDTASLLARVVSDGVIAPDYEPGVLEVLSRKKRGAFLVLRVDPGYEPPAEQVRDVFGIRITQDADPLVIGPGVLARGAEGGTPPTARQLRDAVLGLVTVRYTQSNSVACVHDGRTIGIGAGQQSRVDCVRLAGEKADRWRLRRHPLLAEARFPAALSIQDRVNGVLRLIEAEPGAAAGTGAAGRVPGLPAEPLDAFEKSAWLAGHTPCTLVSDAYLPFRDNVDVAAGHGVRCIVEGGGSSRGKEVAAACEEHSIALVRTGLRLFCH, encoded by the coding sequence ATGGTCGGTGACCCGACGCGTCTGCGTCTGAAGTACGGCCTCAACCCACAGCAGCGCGGCGCGGTGGCGGAGACGTCCGGCGGCGGTCCCCTGCCCCTGTCCGTCCTGTGCGGCACCCCTTCCGTCGTGAACCTGCTGGACGCCTTGCAGGGCTGGCAGCTGGTACGGGAGGCGAGCCGGGCGCTGGGCCTGCCCGCGGCGGCCTCCATGAAGCACGTCTCCCCCGCCGGCGCGGCCGTCGCAGGCGAGGTCGACCCGGTCGCCCGGGCCGCCTTCCGGCTGGGCGGTGAGGTGTCCGCCCTGGCCTCGGCCTACGCCCGGGCCCGGGACTGCGACCCGCGCTCCTCCTACGGCGACCTGGTCGCGCTGTCCCATCCCGTCGACAGGGACACCGCGTCCCTGCTGGCCAGGGTGGTGTCCGACGGTGTCATCGCGCCGGACTACGAACCGGGCGTGCTGGAGGTGCTGTCGCGCAAGAAGCGGGGCGCCTTCCTGGTGCTGCGGGTCGACCCCGGCTACGAGCCGCCCGCCGAGCAGGTCAGGGACGTGTTCGGGATACGGATCACCCAGGACGCCGATCCGCTCGTGATCGGCCCCGGCGTGCTGGCCCGGGGCGCCGAGGGCGGCACACCGCCCACCGCACGGCAGCTGCGGGACGCCGTACTCGGGCTGGTCACCGTCCGGTACACGCAGTCCAACTCGGTGGCCTGCGTCCACGACGGGCGCACGATCGGCATCGGAGCGGGCCAGCAGTCGCGGGTGGACTGTGTGCGGCTGGCCGGGGAGAAGGCCGACCGCTGGCGGCTGCGGCGCCACCCGCTGCTCGCGGAAGCCCGCTTTCCCGCCGCCCTGTCGATCCAGGACCGTGTGAACGGCGTGCTGCGGCTGATCGAGGCGGAACCGGGCGCGGCGGCCGGGACCGGTGCGGCCGGACGGGTCCCCGGTCTGCCGGCCGAGCCGCTGGACGCCTTTGAGAAGAGCGCCTGGCTGGCCGGGCACACGCCGTGCACGCTGGTCTCCGACGCCTATCTGCCCTTCCGGGACAACGTGGACGTCGCGGCCGGGCACGGGGTGCGCTGCATCGTCGAGGGCGGCGGGTCGAGCCGCGGCAAGGAGGTCGCGGCGGCCTGCGAGGAGCACTCCATCGCCTTGGTCCGCACCGGACTGAGGCTGTTCTGCCACTGA